In the genome of Calothrix sp. PCC 6303, the window TGGGACACTTACTCTGATTTTTGAAATGACATTAGGATCAGATAATTTTGCTTCCTCTGTTCCTAAATGGTCATTATCTAAAGTTACTTCTGTCGCTAATGCCTGTTTAGTCAAACCATCTGAGATTACGCTGATAGTGGTTAATCCTAACAATGAGAAACCCAAATAAAAACTTTTAGCCATTTTAATCCTCACACAGTATACACACTACATCTGTGATAGATTACCCTAAATTTTTTACTTCTGGTTAATGTATAAACAATAACTAGTATAAATAGTAATTACTTGCTTTGAATATACCACATTGTAAAATTAGGCACTAAATCAGATTGACTCTTCAATAAATCTTCATAAATTAGTTAGTGACTGAGCAAAAGTAATTCATCATATATCCCCCTCAGTGTCTTTGGATCTGAGTTGTTGACTGAAAATAATGGTACACAGAGTTACATGCTTACTCATTGTTTTTTTATGCCAAGTACTCGCGTCTCGTTTCCCTTCCCCTCACAAAATCAGTGATGAAACTGAAACACATCTGCTGTCATACCACCATCACCAACCAATCGCACAGCAGCAGGTGAATCATAAACTACTAAAAGCTCGTCAGCACCTGTAGTTTGTTGAAATAGTGTTATTCCTTCAGCATGTTCTTCTCCGTCACCAAAGGGTATATTCATGATTAATTCAGGTTTGCTTAAGGTATCTGCTGATAAGTTTCTCCAGTTATCTAAACGATAAACCCGCACTGGTCCATCTAAATCCATTGTTGGTCCGGCTAAAATCAATAAGCTTTCTCCATCAACACAAATATCTCTAATTCCTAATCCATTTAAAAATACAAAATGCTTTTGATACAGTTGATTATTTTCGCCAATTGGATTTAATTTCAGCAATTCTGAATTAGTATTTGTCAGTTCCAACTCGATAATTATTGCCCAACCGCGTAACACAGGTCCCCGTAAACCCAAGAAAACCCTATTTTCACAAACTACTATTCCTTCAATATCAAAACCATTATCTTTGCTGGGAATTTGGCTTTTAATAAAACTGCCTAAATGGGGGTCTGTAAGTAAAGCATCTACAAGTGTATTTCCTTTGGGAGATAGTTCTAGTTTCGCAGCACTCAGTTGAATATTTGGATCTTGAGGATGGGGACAAGATTTGTATAGTTGACCGTCAATTAATGGTATTTTTCCTAAAATATAGCGATTTGCCTCAAATTCAATCTTGGATAATCTTTGAATATTTTTTGTATCGCTAGCATCGTCTTTAACTTTTTTGCGTTTCCAACTATGGGAACCGACAAACCATAGATAATTATCAATATATGCTAAACCTTCAATATCAATTTCCTCGTCTTCTGGTGCGGGTAATGAGATATAGTTACCAACTTGATAATGTTGATGTTGCCCGAAGGTTTTATCATCAATTAAAGATAAGCGCTCAATGGTTGAAGTTTCGTCAGAACCAAGCCATAGATATTTATTATCAGTGAGGAGAATAGCGGAGAGATTTTGACGATACTCTCCGTAAAAGCTAGAGAAATCTAATAATACTTGCTTAACTAAATTTGTGCTTAACATTTTTCAGGATCTAGGTAGAGGTAAATATCTGCTAATTAAGTTAACACCGATTTAATTAGGTTGCAAATAACTAAATGATAATCCATGATTCATGGATATTTTCCAATTAAAAAATAAGTAATGAATAATAAGTAAGTTTTGTAATGGGGATTGGTCATCCGCCGGAAGCCAACATGCCTGCCGTCCTTAAGCAGGGGAATTAAACGCTGAATGTTTGTTAAGTTGTCTTATTTGACTCTTGTGTAAATTATTTTTATCAGTAAATATATGTATGAAAAATTTTCCATAGCTTCTGATGACCAAATTGGTAATTTGTAATTGATCAAATTATGATGATAAGTAAAGATGTAATAAAAAAAATCAATGTATCACAGTTATATTCAAATAGTAAAATGATCTAATTAGAGAATCATTAATTACTAAATTATTCATCAAAAATTTCTGTCTATCGATTTAATGATTCGATTGTTTTGACTAAATTCCAGTAAACCCTAATCTTGATACCTAAAACCCATGACTCATACAGTAGAGACAGTCACTGAATCAGCAACATTAACCTTGGGTGAGTGTGCTTATCAGGCAATTCAGAAACATTTTCATAAAACTCTGAAGTGGGAGCCGATTGTTAAAAAAGATGAAGATCCTGAAGCTTTACACCAGATGCGTGTAGGGTTGCGTCGTTTACGCACATCTGTTTCTGGATTTAAGTTGGTGGTGAACCTGCCGAAGTCGGTAAGCGATCGCATAATCGGTAAAATAGCAAGAAATCTGGGAGAACTGAGAGATTTTGATGTTTTACAAGAGACTTTGGAGACTAACTATCAACCGAATTTACCCGATACAGAAGCAAAATCCCTACAAAAGCTATTACATCAGCTGCAAAAGCACCGTGAAGATGCAGCAATCAAGGTGAAGGAAACTCTCAAAGGTTCACATTACAAATCACTAAAACATGACTTAAACCAGTGGCTCGAAGAACCAGCTTATCAATTATCGGCATCATTGCCAATTCAATTGGTGACGGCAGATTTACTATCACCAGAATTAAGTCGCTTGTTGTTACATCCAGGTTTACTTGTGGGAACGAAAGTAGCTGACGATGCCAAGCAAACAGAGATTGAACAAGAAATTACTGCTAACTCCGAAGCACTCCATAGTTTGCGAAAACAAGCCAAACATCTACGTTACCAGATGGAGCTATTTGTAGAGCTTTATGATGAAAATTATTCGACTTATTTAGCACAAATCAAACAAATTCAAGAGATTTTAGGAAATATTCAAGATAGTATGGTTTTGGAAGCATGGCTGGTTAAAGTATTTGGTTCACAAGTAAAGGCAAAATTCCCCAGCTTAACTCATTTATTGGCAAGTAATCGCTACCAGTTTTGGCAAGAGTGGCAAATTATTAAGCAAAATTTAATGCAATATCAAACCAGAAATGATTTACACTTACTAATTTTGCAGCCTTTAAATTCTAATTGATAGATTAAGTCTCATTTGATATGGCTAAACAAGCACCTGAAAACTACACCCCCGAAAGTTTACTCTCACTTCTTCAAAACCAGGGTTCAATTTGGGTTAATTACGATGATTCCGAAACCCAAACTCGAATTATCACAGGTATTTTCGGTGATGGAACTCCCGAAGGAACAAACTTACAAATAATCGATCCCACTGGTGGGTGTAGCTATCAAGAAAAATTTAGTTGTTTCCTTGAAAGGTTGGCAATTAAATCAGTGAACAGTGAACAGGGAACAGGGGACAGTGAACAGGGAACAGGGAACAGGAAACAGGAAACAGTAAAAATTAATACATCTGATAACTGATAACTGATTTACCTTTGTGCAATACGTTTTTGTAATTCCTGTTCTAACTCTTCCTCTGTACTAACTAAAACACCTGTTTGCGTGCGTAGTTTATCGACATAATAATGGAATGCTTCTATATCTTCAGGATGCATCCGCACGTATTCCCGTAACTTCGGCTGTGACATGGACTTATAGTTTTCTTCCGTCATCGAATTAGTACCTCCCCATTTGGGAATATTTCGATTTCGATATCTTCTTCTACCAGGATGACAATCCTTTTGACACGCTCATCGTAGCGCACAAGGTTGATCGGCTGAAGTAAATCCCCAATCAACTCACATACACCATATAGCGATCGCAGTTGCTCAAGCGTTGGTTGCATCCTTACTTACATTTGACTCCAATTAGTTAATTAAACCTCGTCCATCATCAAAAGTGAAGCTTTGTCATTGCTTCCTTACGTCGCAATCCACGATTTTGACTTAAAACTGTGGTTCTCAAGCTAAACAAGGTTTACAATAACCACACTTCGAGCCTCATTTTTCTACTGACAGCAGATATTATGTATTGAATAGTAGTAAATATAACTAGTTTTGTATGTAGTCACAGGACAGTTTAGCTTCCGTACACTATTTTAGCAAATTCGGCGGAATGCCCCAACCCCAGCAAATTGGGGTGGATGTTAATGAAGGCAGGAGGAAGCAAGAAAAGCGAAAGCAAAAAACTTTTCCCCTTAAAAGGGGAGACTTGTAGCATGTTGGCTTTGGTTAAGCTAATCCTAATTTCTCTTTTAATGCAACTGGTACATTCACAGCGGTTTCCAGTCCCCGCACATCTTCCCATTGTTGAGCGTCATTCCAAATTACTCCTTCTAGATTAGCGTTGCTGAAATCTACAGCAGCAATAATGGCATCACTCAAGTCACTGTAGCTGAGATCGGTTCCATTGAAAATTGCCCCTGTTAAGTTACTACCAGTTAAATTCGCTTTGTTCAATCTCGCAAAACTCAAATCGGTGCCAAATAATATCGCTTCTCTTAAAGAAGCACCTTCTAAATCGGCTTCGCTGAGGGAGACACCACTAAGATCTGCTTGGTCGAGAATAACATGGCTGAGGTCTACGCCGCTGAGTTCTGCACCCAATAGCATTGCATCCCGAAGGTTAGCACCATAGAGCTTTGCACCGTGGAGTTTTGCATAACTTAGGTCTGCTGCATGAAGGTTGGCATGGGTCAAGT includes:
- a CDS encoding DUF3616 domain-containing protein, producing the protein MLSTNLVKQVLLDFSSFYGEYRQNLSAILLTDNKYLWLGSDETSTIERLSLIDDKTFGQHQHYQVGNYISLPAPEDEEIDIEGLAYIDNYLWFVGSHSWKRKKVKDDASDTKNIQRLSKIEFEANRYILGKIPLIDGQLYKSCPHPQDPNIQLSAAKLELSPKGNTLVDALLTDPHLGSFIKSQIPSKDNGFDIEGIVVCENRVFLGLRGPVLRGWAIIIELELTNTNSELLKLNPIGENNQLYQKHFVFLNGLGIRDICVDGESLLILAGPTMDLDGPVRVYRLDNWRNLSADTLSKPELIMNIPFGDGEEHAEGITLFQQTTGADELLVVYDSPAAVRLVGDGGMTADVFQFHH
- a CDS encoding CHAD domain-containing protein; translation: MTHTVETVTESATLTLGECAYQAIQKHFHKTLKWEPIVKKDEDPEALHQMRVGLRRLRTSVSGFKLVVNLPKSVSDRIIGKIARNLGELRDFDVLQETLETNYQPNLPDTEAKSLQKLLHQLQKHREDAAIKVKETLKGSHYKSLKHDLNQWLEEPAYQLSASLPIQLVTADLLSPELSRLLLHPGLLVGTKVADDAKQTEIEQEITANSEALHSLRKQAKHLRYQMELFVELYDENYSTYLAQIKQIQEILGNIQDSMVLEAWLVKVFGSQVKAKFPSLTHLLASNRYQFWQEWQIIKQNLMQYQTRNDLHLLILQPLNSN
- a CDS encoding papain-like cysteine protease family protein; its protein translation is MAKQAPENYTPESLLSLLQNQGSIWVNYDDSETQTRIITGIFGDGTPEGTNLQIIDPTGGCSYQEKFSCFLERLAIKSVNSEQGTGDSEQGTGNRKQETVKINTSDN
- a CDS encoding DUF6887 family protein, which produces MTEENYKSMSQPKLREYVRMHPEDIEAFHYYVDKLRTQTGVLVSTEEELEQELQKRIAQR
- a CDS encoding DUF6888 family protein, yielding MQPTLEQLRSLYGVCELIGDLLQPINLVRYDERVKRIVILVEEDIEIEIFPNGEVLIR